The Mesorhizobium sp. B2-8-5 genome segment CAACCTGCGCGGACGCATCGCGGAACTCGATATCCGCTGCCGGGCGGCGGATAGGCCATCGCTTTACCTGGCTGGCAATAGGCTCGATGCGTCGGACCTGCGCCGCGAGGCGGAGGCACGCCGTGAGGCGGGCATTGGAGCGTGCTTGCTAACACGAAAAAAGCTGAGAGAGGATTTCGGGATAGGTCGCGCCGCAGCAATTCTGAGCCATGGCAATCTGGCGCTCGATCCGCGCAAATTGACGTCCGGACTGCTGAGCGCGGCCCTGCAACGCAAGGCGCGGTTCTATGCGCAGGCGGAAGCGACTGCGATCAAGGACAATCGGCTCGGCGTGACGGTGGCGACCCGAGATGGCCCTGTGATCAAGGCCCGCCATCTTATTCTCACAACCGGATACGAACTGCTCGACATCGTGCCGAATACCGGCCATCGCATCATCTCTACATGGGCGATCGCGACGCGCCCGCAGCCGAAAAAACTCTGGCCGCTCGCCGCCATGATCTGGGAGGCTTCCGATCCCTACCTCTATCTCAGGGCCACATCCGACGGCCGCGTGATCTGCGGCGGCGAAGACGAGGAGTTCACCGACGAGGAACGGCGCGACGCCCTGACCGCGCAAAAGACGGATCGCCTTGAGCAGAAACTCGGGAAGATGTTCCCGCAACTGGACACAGCGGCGAACTTCGCCTGGGCAGGCTCATTCGGCGCCACCGGAACCGGACTGCCGATCATCGGCGGCGTGCCGGGGCATCCGCGCGTTCATGCGGTGATGGGCTATGGCGGAAACGGGATCATCTTTTCCCAGATCGCGTCCGAGATCATCTCGGCGTCCATCGCCGGCAAAGATGATGCGGACGCAAGTCTGTTCGCGTTCAAGACATGATCCTCCAGACTTTGTAGCCGCCGGCAGGTTAGGCTACTCGATCTGCTCGAACGTGCACTGGCGCGGCGCTTTGTCGGGTCGCCAGCGCAAGAGCCTGGTGCCGTGGCGGAAGCGGTCGCCGGTGACATGATCGAAACGAACCTCGACCACCAGTTCCGGCTTCACCGCCTCCCATTCGCCGCTGCGCTCTGTGCTCCAGCGGCTCGGTCCGCCGGGGGCCTTGCCGGTGAAACCCGGCCCTCCGCGCAACGCCTCGAGCTTCGTCGTGAGTGCGGCGCGGCTCTCATTGGCAATGGTCGATGTGAAGCCGACATGATCGAGCTGCCCCTGGCCGTTGTAGAGGCCGAGCAGCAACGATCCGACCTGCAGCTTGCCGTTCAGATAGCGGAAGCCGCCGACCACACAGTCCGCCGTGCGCAGCCGCTTGACCTTGACCATCGCGCGCTCGCCTGGCCGATATGGCTCGTCGAGCATCTTGGCGACGACACCGTCGGTCGAGCCGTGGCCGGCGCCTTGCAGCCATTGCCTAGCGGTGGCGACATTAGTGGTGGATGGCGACAGCCGGAGCCCGGCAGAGGGTACTTTGGCCAGGAAGGCCGCCAAAGCGTTACGCCGATCGCCCAAGGGGCGTTCGAGCGTGATCTTGCCGCCCGGGGCGACGAGCATATCGAAGAGGATCAACTGCGCCGGCGTCTCGATGCTCAGCTTGCGGATGCGGCTCTCGGCCGGGTGCAGCCGCATCTGCAACGCGTCAAAGGAAGCGCGACTGTCGATCTCGATGACGATCTCGCCGTCGACGACGAAATCCCCGGCATCGAGGCTTTGCATCGTCGCGATCAATTCGGGAAAGTAGCGGCCAAGCGGCTTGCCCGACTTCGCCCTTAGATCGACCGCCTTGCCGTCCTTGAAGGCAAGACAACGAAATCCATCCCATTTCGGCTCATAAAGCCAAGGGCCGTTTCCCTCCGGCAACACTTCCGCCGTTCGCGCTTCCATCGGCGGCGTGTCCAACGGCAGCGGGAAGCCGCTGTTTTGGGCCACTACCATCGCTCTTCCGTGTCATGGTGCGGCAAGTCGATGCCGCAGCAGACCCAGCCGAGCCGCTGCGAGGACCCGTAATTGTGCCGTGGCTCAAGCTCGGCGGGATCGTCAAAGGTCCCGATATGCATCGCGATTTCCCGAGGGTTCGCGTCATAGGCAAGGGTAAGCGGCGTACCGCAGGACTGGCAGAAACATCTCCGGGCGATTGGCGACGAGCGGCGACAGGTCGGTTCCACGGTCAGCCACGCGAGGCCGGCGACTGGCACCCAGCCAAGCACGGCGAAGGCGCTGCCGGTCGCGCGGCGGCACATATCGCAATGGCAATAATGCACGCGCGGCTCGCCCGTCAGGCGGTAACGGATATTCCCGCACAGGCACCCGCCATATCGCTCGACGGCTGCGTTTCGCGTAAAGACGTCCGGTTGTTCCATCAAGTCTGAACGCCTGATCGAAGATGCGGTTTCGGTAGCGCAGGATTTCACGCGTCAAGATCGATCAGGGCGATGCCGAGGGCTGGTCGTTTCGTGCGCCGCAAATGCACAGGCGATTCCGTCACCGTGACTTCCAGTGTCGGCTTCACCATGCCTTCGAGCAGATGTCCGCCGCGGGTCGATCCATCGCTCAGGCCAAGAACGGCATGGAGATGCAAGCTCGCCTTGCCGCTGTCGTCGACGGCGATGTCGCCGATCGCGCTCAGCACCTCGCATTGTTCGGCGACCGGGATCTCGCGGTAGGATTTCGATTGGAAGTCGAACCAGCCAACCGTCGCTTTTTCAAACGCGCCGATCGCCGTCAGGGAGGCGCCGGCAATTCCCTTCTGACCGGCAAAGTCGGTGAGCGACGCGAAGGCTTCCTCGCCCGGATCGAGCACGACCACGAATGTCCTTTGCCCGGGGGTCTCTGCGACCAGTTTCGATTTCATGATGCCCTTTGGATGTGCCGGTGGCTCTTGGGCAAGAACTCCTAATCAGGACGCATGTTCCAGTCTGTTGAGAGACCCAAGCGACGATCCAGCCGTCAACGGCGGAGTCACGCTTCCGTGAAGTGCCGCGGGTTTTGGGGTGGCCAATGGGAACATTGGCTTCGTTGAAAGGTTAGCGCACGGACCCAGCCAGCCCAGGAGCGAGCCATGTCCCAGCCCTCAGCCCTATCCAATAATGGTCTCAGTCGAAGGCGTTTCATGGCAGGTTCGGTGTCGGCGGCCGCCACTGCGCCTTTACTTGCTTCGCATGCACGGGCCGAGGCGCCGAGCGCAGCCCAGCCGAAACTGAGGCAACCAGCCGTCACGTCGTTGCGGATCAACAGGCAGGCTTATGAGTTGTCGCTCGATACGAGAACCAGCCTGCTCGATGCGTTGCGGGACCATGTCGGACTGACCGGCACCAAGAAGGGCTGCGACCATGGCCAATGCGGCGCGTGCACGGTGCTGGTCGACGGCAAGCGCGTTTTATCCTGTCTGAGCTTCGCCGTGATGAACGACGGCAAGGACATCACGACGGTCGAAGGGCTCGCCTCCAGCGATGGCAAGTTGCATCCGATGCAGCAGGCTTTCATCGACCATGATGCGTTCCAGTGCGGCTATTGCACGCCGGGACAGATCCTGTCGGCGATCGGCTGCGTGAATGAGGGTCACGCGGAATCCGAGGATGACATCCGCGAATATATGAGCGGCAACATCTGTCGCTGCGCCGCCTA includes the following:
- a CDS encoding NAD(P)/FAD-dependent oxidoreductase; translated protein: MPRKLDLRSGTPVWAAYRSTAVPADRLTRDVKTDILIVGMGISGAMMAEALTRDGHSVICIDRRGPLKGSTAATTALVQFEIDQPLVRLSRMIGGDAARQAWRRSRLSLLNLRGRIAELDIRCRAADRPSLYLAGNRLDASDLRREAEARREAGIGACLLTRKKLREDFGIGRAAAILSHGNLALDPRKLTSGLLSAALQRKARFYAQAEATAIKDNRLGVTVATRDGPVIKARHLILTTGYELLDIVPNTGHRIISTWAIATRPQPKKLWPLAAMIWEASDPYLYLRATSDGRVICGGEDEEFTDEERRDALTAQKTDRLEQKLGKMFPQLDTAANFAWAGSFGATGTGLPIIGGVPGHPRVHAVMGYGGNGIIFSQIASEIISASIAGKDDADASLFAFKT
- a CDS encoding ATP-dependent DNA ligase; translation: MVVAQNSGFPLPLDTPPMEARTAEVLPEGNGPWLYEPKWDGFRCLAFKDGKAVDLRAKSGKPLGRYFPELIATMQSLDAGDFVVDGEIVIEIDSRASFDALQMRLHPAESRIRKLSIETPAQLILFDMLVAPGGKITLERPLGDRRNALAAFLAKVPSAGLRLSPSTTNVATARQWLQGAGHGSTDGVVAKMLDEPYRPGERAMVKVKRLRTADCVVGGFRYLNGKLQVGSLLLGLYNGQGQLDHVGFTSTIANESRAALTTKLEALRGGPGFTGKAPGGPSRWSTERSGEWEAVKPELVVEVRFDHVTGDRFRHGTRLLRWRPDKAPRQCTFEQIE
- a CDS encoding GFA family protein, whose translation is MEQPDVFTRNAAVERYGGCLCGNIRYRLTGEPRVHYCHCDMCRRATGSAFAVLGWVPVAGLAWLTVEPTCRRSSPIARRCFCQSCGTPLTLAYDANPREIAMHIGTFDDPAELEPRHNYGSSQRLGWVCCGIDLPHHDTEERW
- a CDS encoding PPC domain-containing DNA-binding protein, with amino-acid sequence MKSKLVAETPGQRTFVVVLDPGEEAFASLTDFAGQKGIAGASLTAIGAFEKATVGWFDFQSKSYREIPVAEQCEVLSAIGDIAVDDSGKASLHLHAVLGLSDGSTRGGHLLEGMVKPTLEVTVTESPVHLRRTKRPALGIALIDLDA
- a CDS encoding (2Fe-2S)-binding protein; the encoded protein is MAGSVSAAATAPLLASHARAEAPSAAQPKLRQPAVTSLRINRQAYELSLDTRTSLLDALRDHVGLTGTKKGCDHGQCGACTVLVDGKRVLSCLSFAVMNDGKDITTVEGLASSDGKLHPMQQAFIDHDAFQCGYCTPGQILSAIGCVNEGHAESEDDIREYMSGNICRCAAYPNIVAAVLQARDQMKGA